Proteins co-encoded in one Candidatus Bathyarchaeota archaeon genomic window:
- a CDS encoding TldD/PmbA family protein, whose product MAVLEKNVMLSLAEKAVASALKQGAQEAEVYVYEGQATSVGIELGQISKTNRIIDRGLGIRVIANKAMGFAYTNVNDQKAIESTVLRALSAAKASKPDPDWRGLPQKKPYASTEGTFDQKIVDLKGEELVDVAQTMLDAAVAVDKRVFPIEGGVGSGYISNAVANSNGVAGFDKGTIVECSVATLAKKGSAVTPVCFEFNTSRNYKIDPAWVGKEAAKLAVSALKTKSVETKSAKVIFTQFALQDLLANTLINAIKADSVQRNQSAFKDKIGEAVASENLTIYDDGLLPGGIRTSVFDGEGVPRQRTPIIEKGILKNFLYDNYSANKDGKESTGNASRAAYLSTPSIDATNFHIMPRNKTAEEMISEVDDGLIVYYLQGAHSSNPVSGDFSVVATPAWKIQNGKITHSSRGVMLAGNIFEVLKNVSVVGSNERQMGQLISPWIQVENVRIIGK is encoded by the coding sequence GTGGCTGTGCTTGAAAAAAACGTAATGCTGAGTTTAGCTGAGAAGGCTGTTGCGTCAGCCCTAAAGCAGGGTGCTCAAGAAGCGGAAGTTTATGTTTACGAGGGGCAAGCAACCAGCGTCGGCATTGAACTGGGGCAAATCAGCAAGACCAACAGGATAATTGACCGCGGCTTAGGCATCAGAGTAATCGCTAACAAGGCAATGGGGTTTGCCTACACAAACGTCAACGACCAGAAAGCCATCGAAAGTACAGTTTTGAGGGCACTGAGCGCTGCAAAGGCAAGTAAACCTGACCCAGACTGGCGCGGGCTCCCACAAAAGAAGCCTTACGCTTCCACCGAAGGAACTTTTGACCAAAAAATCGTTGACCTAAAGGGAGAGGAACTGGTAGATGTTGCCCAAACCATGCTTGATGCCGCTGTCGCAGTTGATAAGCGGGTTTTTCCAATCGAGGGCGGCGTAGGTAGCGGTTACATTTCTAATGCAGTCGCCAACTCAAACGGTGTGGCAGGCTTCGATAAAGGAACCATTGTAGAATGCAGTGTAGCAACATTGGCTAAGAAAGGCAGTGCCGTCACGCCCGTGTGCTTTGAGTTTAACACTTCAAGAAACTACAAAATTGACCCAGCATGGGTCGGCAAGGAAGCCGCGAAGCTGGCGGTGTCAGCATTAAAAACCAAATCAGTTGAAACAAAATCCGCCAAGGTGATTTTTACACAGTTCGCGCTGCAAGACCTTTTAGCAAATACGCTTATCAACGCGATAAAAGCTGATAGCGTGCAGAGAAACCAATCAGCCTTTAAAGATAAAATTGGGGAAGCAGTCGCTTCAGAAAACCTAACCATCTACGATGACGGTTTGCTACCTGGCGGTATCCGCACCAGTGTTTTTGACGGCGAAGGTGTGCCACGCCAAAGAACGCCAATTATTGAGAAGGGCATTCTGAAGAATTTCTTATACGATAATTATTCCGCTAACAAGGATGGCAAGGAAAGCACAGGTAACGCTTCAAGAGCTGCCTACTTGTCGACTCCAAGCATAGACGCTACAAATTTCCACATCATGCCAAGAAACAAAACAGCCGAAGAAATGATAAGCGAAGTGGACGATGGGTTGATAGTTTATTACCTGCAGGGAGCACACAGCAGCAACCCAGTGAGCGGCGACTTCTCTGTGGTTGCAACCCCCGCTTGGAAAATACAAAACGGCAAAATCACTCACTCTTCACGTGGAGTCATGCTTGCGGGCAATATATTTGAAGTGCTCAAAAACGTTAGCGTGGTTGGCAGTAATGAGCGGCAGATGGGGCAGTTGATTTCGCCTTGGATACAAGTTGAGAACGTGCGGATAATCGGGAAATAG
- a CDS encoding glycosyltransferase family 4 protein, with the protein MKDKLSVMMLSWEYPPRVIGGISPHIYFLSKHLAKQGVKVYVITCDFPDAPAHEVIDGVEVYRIDSYKNPSPDFATWVYLMNMNMQKETAILTRKISDKIDVFHAHDWLVANAGIGLKHVFRKPLLVTMHSTEMGRRNGLNTTAEKMIHETEAWLTYEAWKVICCSDYMVSHVKYVFGLPSDKLTMVPNGVNPKNYDGLDGEMKEFRNKFALPEEKIVLYVGRLVYEKGIHVLINAVPKILSKVNAKFIIVGSGYMKEQLLNIVRSMGLEHKVLFQGFLDEPTLLRLQKCADVSVVPSLFEPFGIVALEAMAAESPVVASDTGGLSEIIEHDVTGVKVYPNNPDSLAWGITKVLLDDGYAKYIRDNAYKRVLEKYDWGKIAQQTIRIYEGVLGEYSKSFWA; encoded by the coding sequence TTGAAAGATAAGTTAAGCGTCATGATGCTGAGTTGGGAATACCCTCCAAGAGTAATCGGGGGAATATCACCGCACATTTATTTCTTATCTAAACACTTAGCCAAACAAGGAGTCAAAGTTTACGTTATAACCTGCGACTTTCCAGACGCACCAGCACACGAAGTAATTGACGGCGTAGAAGTCTACCGTATAGACTCATACAAGAACCCATCGCCAGATTTCGCAACATGGGTTTACTTAATGAACATGAACATGCAAAAAGAAACAGCAATTCTAACCCGCAAGATTTCTGATAAAATCGATGTCTTCCATGCCCACGATTGGCTGGTTGCAAACGCAGGCATAGGACTCAAACATGTTTTTCGAAAGCCCTTGCTGGTGACGATGCATTCAACCGAGATGGGTAGAAGGAATGGGTTGAATACTACTGCAGAGAAGATGATTCATGAAACTGAGGCGTGGCTCACGTATGAGGCTTGGAAGGTTATATGCTGTAGCGACTACATGGTTTCACATGTTAAGTACGTGTTCGGCTTACCCAGCGACAAGTTGACTATGGTCCCAAACGGTGTCAACCCCAAAAACTACGATGGGCTTGATGGAGAAATGAAGGAGTTTCGGAACAAGTTTGCCCTGCCAGAAGAGAAAATCGTTTTGTACGTGGGGCGCTTGGTTTACGAGAAAGGCATCCACGTGCTGATTAATGCTGTGCCAAAAATACTGAGCAAAGTTAACGCTAAATTCATAATTGTCGGTAGCGGCTACATGAAAGAACAACTGCTAAACATTGTCCGCAGTATGGGTTTAGAGCATAAAGTGCTGTTTCAGGGTTTCTTAGATGAGCCAACACTGCTTAGGTTGCAGAAGTGCGCTGACGTGTCAGTTGTGCCCTCGCTTTTTGAGCCGTTCGGAATTGTTGCGCTCGAAGCCATGGCAGCTGAGAGTCCAGTGGTTGCATCTGACACTGGCGGCTTATCAGAAATTATCGAGCATGACGTGACTGGGGTTAAGGTTTACCCTAACAATCCAGATTCGTTGGCTTGGGGTATAACTAAGGTTCTGCTTGATGATGGCTATGCAAAATACATCCGTGATAACGCTTACAAACGGGTTTTAGAAAAATACGATTGGGGCAAGATTGCGCAACAAACCATTCGGATATACGAGGGCGTGCTTGGCGAGTACTCCAAGAGCTTTTGGGCTTAA
- a CDS encoding glycosyltransferase yields MHVIIFSWEYPPRVVGQLAGYVSALSAQLAKSKVNVDVVTYDDSVSGTVQEPTGVTTTRVKNPVQTHIGVLTWVLTLNQEIERAAANIYYQANKRIDFIDVFDWHFIPAAVTLKNGLGIPFIYSVESLEDHRSPTSNSPYNMAIKSIEWLGFYETNKVAVKSEWMKDEVMRIYKVPKEKITFIPSETDSWIKEILKLYNSVTEEKKLER; encoded by the coding sequence ATGCACGTTATTATTTTTTCTTGGGAGTACCCGCCTAGAGTTGTAGGCCAACTGGCAGGATATGTCAGCGCCCTGTCGGCACAACTAGCCAAAAGCAAAGTAAACGTTGACGTTGTAACCTATGATGACTCCGTAAGCGGTACAGTGCAAGAACCGACAGGAGTTACGACAACAAGAGTAAAGAATCCTGTTCAAACCCACATCGGAGTCTTAACTTGGGTTCTAACCTTAAACCAAGAAATCGAAAGAGCCGCCGCAAACATTTACTACCAAGCCAACAAACGAATTGACTTCATAGACGTTTTTGACTGGCACTTCATCCCTGCAGCAGTTACCCTAAAAAACGGTCTGGGCATACCCTTCATCTACTCAGTTGAAAGCCTAGAGGACCATCGTTCACCCACCTCAAACTCACCTTACAACATGGCAATCAAAAGCATCGAGTGGCTCGGCTTTTATGAAACCAACAAAGTAGCCGTGAAATCTGAATGGATGAAAGACGAAGTTATGCGGATTTACAAGGTTCCCAAAGAAAAAATCACCTTCATTCCCTCAGAAACAGATTCTTGGATAAAGGAAATACTCAAACTCTACAACAGCGTGACGGAGGAAAAAAAGCTTGAAAGATAA
- a CDS encoding DUF5752 family protein, translated as MTDVVFVFEVHQPHRLRRKLFWEGKVFKRLTKNELFDYYFDNENDKEIFNRAAKKCYFPSNQIILDLIDRHKHAQKKVKFSFSVSGVFLEQCEMFNKDLLETFKQLAASGDAEFLNQTYYHSIASLYPEKEEFIEQVHMHKQAVKDLLGYTPQVFENTELLYNNAIAKIVESMGYKGIYTEGVEKILGDKSPNFIYTPKGAKKIRVLLRNYKLTDDIGFRFSARWWPEWPLTADKYARWLATTKGECINIFPDYETFGEHHWPETGIHSFLQHLPDEILKYDHLQMVTPSQVVAKHASAGEIDVPEGASTVSWADIQRDQSGWLGNVMQWAYYTTLRRLEPLIKEAGDNEFLRLWRDFQTSDHLYYMFTAGGGPGEVHSYFSPYESPMDAFVAAQTLLNDFEARLRISILTANEPFLFYTGVGKECYTGVMAWSLKGFITSLKEVNAKSIEFHVANGDFEKWAKNSLRDQDLSAKIKETKTLGLKGEKLRKTLIAVAKKRYKISSKQTQDATMLF; from the coding sequence ATGACGGATGTTGTGTTTGTCTTCGAGGTTCACCAGCCACATAGGCTGAGGCGAAAACTGTTTTGGGAAGGTAAAGTTTTCAAGCGCTTAACTAAGAATGAATTGTTTGATTACTATTTCGATAATGAGAATGACAAGGAGATTTTCAATCGCGCAGCCAAAAAATGCTATTTTCCCTCAAACCAGATAATCCTTGACCTCATAGACCGACACAAACACGCCCAAAAGAAAGTCAAGTTTTCCTTCAGCGTTTCAGGTGTCTTTTTGGAGCAATGTGAAATGTTCAATAAAGACCTGCTTGAAACATTCAAGCAACTTGCTGCTTCGGGGGACGCTGAATTTTTAAATCAAACCTACTATCACTCAATCGCTAGTCTCTACCCTGAAAAAGAAGAATTCATCGAGCAAGTACACATGCACAAGCAAGCCGTCAAGGATTTGCTGGGGTACACACCACAAGTTTTTGAGAACACTGAACTCCTCTACAACAACGCAATCGCTAAAATAGTTGAGAGCATGGGCTACAAAGGCATCTACACCGAAGGCGTAGAAAAAATTCTCGGCGACAAATCACCAAACTTTATCTACACCCCAAAAGGCGCAAAAAAAATCCGCGTTCTACTCCGCAATTATAAGCTTACCGATGATATTGGCTTTAGGTTTTCAGCACGGTGGTGGCCTGAGTGGCCCCTGACCGCTGACAAATACGCAAGGTGGCTAGCAACCACAAAAGGTGAATGCATCAACATTTTCCCAGATTACGAAACCTTCGGTGAACACCATTGGCCAGAAACAGGCATCCACAGTTTCCTACAGCATCTGCCTGATGAAATTTTAAAGTATGACCATTTACAGATGGTAACGCCTTCTCAAGTTGTGGCTAAACATGCTTCAGCAGGAGAAATTGATGTCCCTGAAGGTGCGAGCACTGTTTCTTGGGCTGACATTCAAAGAGACCAGTCAGGATGGCTTGGCAACGTCATGCAATGGGCATATTACACCACGTTGCGCAGGTTAGAGCCGCTCATCAAAGAGGCAGGAGACAACGAGTTCCTTAGGTTATGGCGTGACTTCCAAACAAGCGACCACCTATACTACATGTTCACAGCAGGCGGTGGACCTGGAGAAGTTCACTCTTACTTTAGCCCTTATGAGTCGCCGATGGATGCTTTTGTAGCGGCACAGACACTGCTCAACGATTTTGAGGCAAGGTTGAGAATTTCAATCTTAACCGCTAACGAGCCTTTCTTGTTCTATACAGGCGTTGGAAAGGAATGTTACACGGGTGTTATGGCTTGGAGCCTTAAAGGTTTCATAACCTCACTCAAAGAAGTTAACGCGAAATCCATAGAATTTCATGTCGCCAATGGAGATTTTGAAAAGTGGGCAAAAAACTCGCTCAGAGATCAAGACCTTTCTGCTAAGATTAAGGAAACCAAAACTTTAGGGCTCAAGGGTGAAAAACTAAGAAAAACACTGATTGCCGTTGCTAAAAAACGATATAAAATATCGAGTAAGCAAACACAGGATGCAACCATGCTTTTCTAA
- a CDS encoding winged helix-turn-helix domain-containing protein has translation MAVEKVGDAKEEIYSTMFSSLKHPARRKILRILADKPLTFSEMLDILGVSSSNLTYHLENLGELVAKDDNGVYKLSTFGQAAVGTMKIVEEAPEVPPRRRTGLSLKWKTTLAILLIGMIVFASATAIQFGALNQATSERDSLQSKYNQLLAWSTSTNDVIRFLQDVVQIDTSKYEATLLSRTVQQREDLGGTVEEIMRYALTSSTSKMDLVLRFRNNQLSRYQIIMFEGSPIYAKAQPHSVLDAAKNLLGRLIEFEDTAYLEDMSEILSLVKNEQNIEIKEGNIKLTATFSGSNARILLMYTENNVDYSPKSLNLVFENRNLIELTDGWFLFKVGSTTVNISSDRALELATNALKGYSWTDDGQTVSNFNVLSEQTSVVFHPNTKNALELYPQWTVTFYLDKVYPGNVNSIKVQLWADTGDIAQIKTQNS, from the coding sequence TTGGCGGTTGAAAAAGTGGGAGACGCCAAAGAAGAGATTTACTCAACTATGTTTAGTTCGCTCAAGCATCCGGCACGCCGCAAAATTCTCCGAATCCTCGCCGACAAACCGTTGACTTTCTCCGAGATGCTTGATATACTGGGTGTCTCCAGCTCTAATTTGACGTATCATCTGGAAAACTTGGGTGAACTGGTTGCAAAAGATGACAACGGCGTTTACAAGCTCTCCACTTTTGGGCAAGCAGCCGTTGGCACGATGAAAATTGTTGAAGAAGCACCTGAAGTTCCGCCCAGAAGACGTACAGGGTTATCATTAAAGTGGAAGACAACGCTGGCAATTCTTCTTATTGGCATGATTGTGTTCGCAAGCGCGACTGCCATACAGTTTGGCGCCTTAAACCAAGCCACCAGCGAACGTGACAGCTTGCAGTCAAAGTATAATCAACTGCTAGCTTGGAGCACCAGCACAAACGATGTAATTCGTTTTCTACAAGATGTTGTTCAAATTGATACTTCCAAGTATGAAGCAACTCTTTTGAGCCGAACAGTCCAGCAGCGAGAGGACTTAGGCGGAACAGTAGAGGAGATTATGAGGTATGCGCTCACCAGCAGTACAAGCAAGATGGATTTGGTGTTAAGGTTCCGAAACAATCAGCTATCACGTTACCAAATCATCATGTTCGAGGGCTCACCAATTTATGCCAAAGCACAACCGCACAGCGTTCTAGATGCCGCAAAGAACTTACTGGGAAGGCTCATCGAATTCGAAGACACCGCGTACCTTGAAGACATGAGCGAGATACTATCACTGGTTAAGAACGAGCAGAATATCGAAATAAAAGAAGGCAACATCAAGCTCACCGCAACTTTCTCAGGAAGCAACGCAAGGATACTTTTGATGTACACAGAAAACAACGTTGACTACTCCCCTAAAAGTCTAAACTTGGTTTTTGAAAACCGCAATTTGATTGAGTTAACTGACGGCTGGTTCCTGTTCAAAGTCGGAAGCACAACCGTGAACATCTCAAGCGATAGAGCACTTGAACTGGCAACAAACGCCCTGAAAGGCTACAGCTGGACTGACGACGGCCAAACAGTATCAAACTTCAACGTACTCTCTGAGCAGACCTCAGTCGTATTTCACCCTAACACTAAAAACGCACTCGAACTCTATCCCCAGTGGACAGTTACCTTCTATCTAGACAAGGTTTACCCAGGCAACGTGAACAGCATAAAAGTCCAGTTGTGGGCAGACACAGGAGACATAGCACAGATAAAAACACAGAACAGCTGA